AGCCGTCGGGTCGGCCGCGGCGGTCGAAGCCGCATTCGTCATGGCCGCATCGCGAGAAGCCGGAACGGTGGGACCCGACGCTCCAGGCTTACCCTTCGCCGCCTCGACGGGCGTGCCCGTCGACGCAGCAGCCCCGCCTGCTTGCGCAGCGACCATCGCGCCTTGCACCCATGTCGTGGCGGAAGCCATGCTGGCAGTCGCGGCGGCAGGCAACGCGACACCACCGGACTGCGCGGAGGGTGGCGCTGCACGCGGCGCCGGCGAAGCGAGATTTTGTTGAGCGTCCTTGGCCGCATTCGCGACAGTCTTTTTGGCCGACGCCGCGGCGCCGCTCTCATTCGCTTGAGCGGAAGCTGCAAGCGACGATGCGACAGACGCCTGCTCGGCCTGCGCCGCGGCTGCTCCCTGACCAGCCAATTCGCGCCAGGCGGACATCGCTGCATTGGCGCTACTGCCGGCGCTGTTTTGTGCAGCAACGGAACCACCCGGCAATTCGGCCGCCGTCGCGGCACTCTTTACGAGTGCCGACGCCGGAGATTGCGTCCCGCCCGGGCTCGCTGCATCACCGGCGGCCATGTTCGGTAGCGGCGAGCCGGCCAGACTCAGCAAATCGCGCTTTGCTTGAGCACCCGCATCCGCCGCAGTCGCGGCCGCAGCAGCCGCAGCAGCTTTGGAGCTGTCCTGTCCCCCGGCCGTCGCAGCATCGGAAGCGGCAGTCGCGGTGGCAGGATTGCCATTATTGCCGCTGTCTCCAGGCAAGCGCGTCAGCGACGATCGCACCGGCGGCGCGCTCGGATCGGAAGATCCGTTTTGGGAAACCCCGGAAAGAAACGTGTCGAAACCGTCTCCAGAGTTGTTCCCCGAGTTGATCCCATCCTCCGAATTACTGCGTGATCCAGAAGGGTCTGACGCCGGTCGCGTTTGAACAGTCTGCAACAAGCCCGCGATGCTATTCATTGCATTCGCCCTTCCAAAATCGCGCCGCTTTGGACCAGCATTTGCTGAGCTTGCGCAATTGTCGAATCGCTCGATGTTATTGTCGCCGCGAGAGCGGCAGGAAGTGCCTGCGCAGGACTGGTCGGCGGGCTCGGCGGCTTATTGTTTTGTTCCGCTGCCTGCTGATCCGCCGCAATATCGGCCTGCTGGTCGCTCCGTGGCCATGTCCGAATGTCTTGCGCGACACCGATTGCCGCCCCCTGGAGCATAGAATCGGCATGCGGCAAGCGCTTCTCCTTGAGGCCCTCGAGCTCGGCAAGCCCGTTGGCATAGTCCGTGGTCAGAACCGACGCCGCTCCATGGTACAGGATCGCGCGATGCGCCTCGACGCTGTTTTGCGGCGCAAGTTTGACAGCTTTGCCAGAAGCCCATTTAGCCGCCCCGAACTTGCCCTCGACGATGGCGGATCGCGCGATACGGAGATAGAGCGGCAATTGCTCTTGGGCATTCATAGTATCCACCAACTCCGCGACCTCTGTGCGCTGACCGGCATTTCCCAGCAAAGCCATGTGCACGGTCGCCTTGCCGAAGGTCCGACGAAAACTATCCGCGTAAACGGAGTGTCGAAAGCGCCGCAAATATTGGCCGGACAAGAAGACAAACTTGGCGAAATTCTCGGTCTTCTCGGCCAGAAAGACCTCGCGCCGCAAGGCCGCGTCTTCCACCAAGGTCCCCGGCGCCAAAACCCGCGCGATGTCCAAAACACTCATGGCTTGGACAGGATTGTCGTCAGCGAGAAGCGCCGCCTGAGCCAGGGCGACATGGCTACCAACGGCCGCCTCGAGCGAACGCGGATCGACATTTCCGAGCAAACTCTTCGCCCGAGACCTGTCGCCTTCGAGATAAGCCACCGCGCCTTCAATGATCTGCTTCTCCAATGGCGTGCACTGGCCACTTTCGAGAACCGTCCGCGCGACTCGGATCTGGCCTCCGCTCAAAATATAGACGACGACGGCATGGGCATTGCGCGGATCACGCCAGGCAGAACGAGGTGCCGCGATGAGCCGGCCGGCCAACTTCCGCAAGAGTCCGGGCATCGCCGCTTGCGCGGCGTGACTTCCGAGCGCCATCTGGTCATGCAAAGCCTGGATGGAACGCACGATCTCATAAGGTGTTCGCGTCTGCGCAAGACCGCTGCCGGCGGTGATGACAGAAACGCACAGCCCAATGAGAATCGCGCTTCGCGGCCTCATGATTTCGGCTCCTGCAGCAAAATTTCGATTCGCCGGTTTTCTGCGGCCAAGGGATCTTTGCGATCCTTCAGCTCGTGATCGGACGCGCCTTCGATTTTTTCGACGCGGCTTTCAGGCAGCCCACCGCGCACGAGCATGTAGAGTGCCATTTGCGCGCGTGCGGTCGAAAGCCGCCAATTGTCATAGGTCCGCGATTTATAGCGCCGCCCGTCAGTATGACCGGAAATGATGATCGAGCCTTTTTCTTTCGCGAGGATTTGTGCGATTTTTTGCATGATCAACACGGTACGACGCTGTGGCTCGGCCGAACCAACGGCAAACATCGCATAATTGAATCCGTCGGTGAGACTGATCATGACGCCTTGCCGGGTCGGCTGGACCTCTATGCCAGGCGCCCGAGCGGCACCCTTGCCGACGATCTGCGCAACCTCCCGGCGCAGCCGCGCCACTTCGGGATTATCGGCCGCGATGTCTTTCACCGGACCTTTCGCTTGATCCTTCATTTTTTCCGGGTGCGCATCGGCAACCGCCGCATTCTTTGCTGGGGCCGGCGCAACATTCTTCGCGACATCCTTTTGGGAAAGACGGCTTGCGGCGGCCGCCGACGGTTGGTTCTTGGCTGTGTCCGCCGGTTTTGCCGTCTCCTGTTGCGCCGCCACGGATTTAACCTGGGAAACAGCGGCGCCGGCTGGAACCTGCGGCGCGGAGGATGGCGAGGAACCGGCCGGAGCTGGCGGCGGCGGGGCTACGGGCCTGGGAACATCCGGCGTCGCGGTTTGGAAAGGATCCTGAAAACTTGCGGCGGCGCCGACATTCCGATGCGCGGCATCGACCGGCGTCGCGCTTTTGACCGCCGGGCCAGACCCGGCGATTTCGGCGAGAACGGCATAAGGATCGCGAAACAGAACGGCCTCAGACCGCGTGGGC
The window above is part of the Methylovirgula sp. HY1 genome. Proteins encoded here:
- a CDS encoding MotB family protein; its protein translation is MTDEKPQELLIIKRVRGGGDGHHGGAWKIAFADFMTAMMALFLVLWLLSATNEKTKSSVARYFNPVKLVDLTVQKRGLNDPKERPNEAASDNAPPPSIAKAPDQKGKGSGDSKAAKPRAKADKARPQPTRSEAVLFRDPYAVLAEIAGSGPAVKSATPVDAAHRNVGAAASFQDPFQTATPDVPRPVAPPPPAPAGSSPSSAPQVPAGAAVSQVKSVAAQQETAKPADTAKNQPSAAAASRLSQKDVAKNVAPAPAKNAAVADAHPEKMKDQAKGPVKDIAADNPEVARLRREVAQIVGKGAARAPGIEVQPTRQGVMISLTDGFNYAMFAVGSAEPQRRTVLIMQKIAQILAKEKGSIIISGHTDGRRYKSRTYDNWRLSTARAQMALYMLVRGGLPESRVEKIEGASDHELKDRKDPLAAENRRIEILLQEPKS